The following are encoded together in the Paraburkholderia sp. BL10I2N1 genome:
- a CDS encoding sodium:calcium antiporter translates to MTSLLLELAVMLLVILVAAELFTNALEHLGERLKISEGVTGSLFAAVGTALPETIVPLLAIAGGATSGNVNQEIGVGAILGAPLMLSTLSTFLMTLAVLRSRGIAGRVTPERTGFTRDLNYFLCAFFLAAAAMYVPHERMAVRVLFSLAMVGVYATYVVMTFRASDKLVAGGHGTEAPGTMLLSRIGLPTHLATIVIQLLLAVALLVWGAEGFIHGVRGVSQGLGVSPLLLSLLIIPIATELPEKVNSILWIRRGKDTLAFGNITGAMVFQGTLLPAIGILLTPWEPRVEVVTGIVVTLAAGAWMRVNARAQGLPVWALLINGLLYLGYLIVTLKR, encoded by the coding sequence ATGACCTCGCTGCTCCTCGAACTTGCCGTCATGCTGCTCGTCATTCTCGTGGCGGCCGAACTCTTCACCAACGCGCTCGAACACCTCGGTGAACGGCTGAAAATCTCGGAAGGCGTCACCGGATCGCTGTTTGCTGCCGTCGGCACTGCATTGCCCGAAACCATCGTCCCCTTGCTGGCTATTGCTGGCGGCGCGACAAGCGGCAACGTCAACCAGGAGATCGGGGTCGGTGCAATTCTGGGGGCGCCGCTCATGCTGTCAACGCTTTCAACCTTTCTGATGACGCTCGCCGTGCTGCGTTCACGCGGCATCGCCGGACGGGTGACGCCGGAACGCACGGGATTTACACGCGACCTGAACTATTTCCTCTGCGCATTTTTCCTCGCCGCCGCTGCGATGTACGTACCGCATGAGCGGATGGCCGTACGGGTGCTGTTCAGCCTTGCGATGGTGGGTGTCTACGCTACCTATGTGGTGATGACGTTCCGCGCGTCGGACAAACTGGTCGCGGGTGGTCACGGCACCGAGGCGCCCGGCACCATGCTGCTGTCGCGCATCGGGCTGCCGACCCATCTCGCTACCATCGTCATCCAGCTGCTGCTTGCCGTGGCGCTGCTGGTCTGGGGCGCGGAGGGCTTCATTCACGGTGTGCGCGGGGTCTCGCAAGGACTCGGTGTTTCGCCGTTGCTGCTGTCGCTCCTGATCATCCCGATCGCGACCGAACTGCCCGAAAAGGTCAACAGCATCCTGTGGATCCGCCGCGGCAAGGACACGCTGGCATTCGGCAATATCACCGGCGCGATGGTCTTTCAGGGCACGCTGCTGCCCGCCATCGGTATTCTGCTGACGCCGTGGGAGCCGCGCGTCGAGGTCGTTACCGGGATCGTCGTCACGCTCGCAGCCGGCGCATGGATGCGCGTGAATGCGCGGGCGCAGGGGCTCCCGGTCTGGGCGCTGCTGATCAACGGCCTGCTCTACCTGGGCTATCTGATCGTCACCTTGAAGCGCTAG
- a CDS encoding GNAT family N-acetyltransferase → MTVRNLDALFQPKSVAVIGASKRAGSIGAMVWTRVLEGGFEGPLWPVNPKHHELDGRPVFADAGDLPEAPTVALICTPPATWAAIVHRLGGMGTRAAIIVGQARTDDDRTGLRHALAAARPHLLRIVGPGSLGVVSPALRAHLGAPLCTVKAGGVAWVSQSNALTNAVLGWAHARGLGFSHAVALGDEADVDAGDVLDYLASDPGTRAILLELDSVRAARKFMSAARAAARNKPVLALRAGRSDPADALYTAAFRRAGMVRVDSLDDLLDEIETLGVGRVAASDTATIITSDRGVALLSCDAFTAAGDTLAHWPEQVTEALAQALPQAVSGNPLLLGDNARPEHFGKALEVLAPHRATGTAFVVHTSTHGAPVAEVAQALIAHQKFAYRGLLACFFGGVDTATRDALHAQGIPVHTTPQRLASAFARLVDYRLGRELLMQTPEGLPAQLPGSIGAAQAEAQGALAAAEGELSNQATSGISNEAITEAKSEAPPVRLTGEAAARLFGHFGLAVEPKETAEEIVVDITVELHDDDNFGPVFLFTAPSPDDVSPPMRAYGLPPLNPILARDIVSRSPYARRVPAEPSLVALTALSQAVCDVREIVGLSLALRVFRTRTVVVAPCIRLARKRSRLAIMPYPRRFEETLDWNGLHVTIRPIRPEDEAAHSELVKAMTPDDLRLRFFGAVRGFDHSQLARMTQIDYDREMALIATITDEHGSEHTLGVVRAISDPDNETAEFAVAVRSDQKGHKLGRLLMERIIAYARARGTHWLVGEALRENAPMIRLAQACGFTAARTEDPAVVGFRLALDDAART, encoded by the coding sequence GTGACCGTTCGCAATCTCGACGCCTTGTTTCAACCGAAGTCTGTCGCCGTGATCGGCGCCTCGAAGCGGGCCGGCAGCATCGGCGCGATGGTCTGGACGCGCGTGCTGGAAGGCGGTTTCGAAGGCCCGCTGTGGCCGGTCAATCCAAAACACCACGAACTCGACGGCCGCCCGGTGTTCGCCGATGCCGGTGATCTGCCCGAAGCGCCGACGGTCGCGCTCATCTGCACGCCGCCCGCCACATGGGCGGCAATCGTGCACCGTCTTGGCGGCATGGGGACGCGCGCGGCGATCATCGTCGGTCAAGCGCGCACGGACGACGATCGCACCGGGCTGCGTCATGCACTTGCAGCGGCGCGGCCGCATCTGCTGCGTATCGTCGGGCCGGGCAGTCTCGGCGTCGTCAGCCCTGCATTGCGGGCGCATCTTGGCGCGCCGTTGTGCACGGTGAAGGCAGGCGGTGTCGCGTGGGTGTCGCAGTCGAATGCGCTGACGAACGCCGTGCTTGGCTGGGCGCATGCACGTGGACTCGGTTTCTCGCACGCGGTTGCGCTGGGCGATGAAGCGGACGTCGATGCCGGCGACGTGCTCGACTATCTGGCGAGCGATCCCGGTACGCGCGCGATCCTGCTCGAACTCGATTCGGTGCGCGCTGCGCGCAAGTTCATGTCGGCGGCGCGCGCGGCTGCGCGCAACAAGCCGGTGCTTGCCTTGCGGGCCGGCCGCTCCGATCCCGCCGATGCGCTCTACACGGCGGCTTTCCGTCGTGCCGGGATGGTGCGTGTCGATTCGCTCGACGATCTGCTCGATGAAATCGAAACGCTCGGCGTAGGCCGCGTTGCCGCCAGCGATACCGCGACGATCATCACCAGCGACCGGGGCGTGGCGCTGCTCTCGTGTGACGCCTTCACCGCTGCCGGCGACACGCTCGCACATTGGCCGGAGCAGGTGACCGAAGCGCTAGCACAGGCGTTGCCGCAAGCCGTGTCCGGCAATCCCCTGCTGCTCGGCGACAACGCGCGGCCTGAGCACTTCGGCAAAGCGCTCGAAGTGCTCGCGCCGCATCGTGCGACCGGGACGGCGTTCGTGGTTCATACGTCGACGCATGGCGCGCCGGTGGCCGAGGTGGCGCAGGCGCTGATCGCGCATCAGAAGTTCGCTTATCGTGGGCTGCTGGCGTGCTTCTTTGGCGGCGTCGACACGGCGACTCGCGATGCGCTGCACGCGCAGGGCATTCCGGTTCACACGACGCCACAACGGCTTGCCAGCGCGTTCGCGCGTCTCGTCGATTACAGGCTGGGCCGCGAACTGCTGATGCAGACGCCGGAAGGTTTGCCCGCGCAGTTGCCGGGTTCGATAGGGGCGGCGCAGGCAGAGGCGCAGGGGGCGCTCGCGGCGGCAGAGGGCGAGTTGTCCAATCAGGCGACGAGTGGCATCAGCAACGAAGCCATAACCGAAGCAAAAAGCGAGGCGCCCCCGGTACGGCTAACGGGCGAAGCCGCCGCACGCCTCTTCGGTCACTTCGGCCTGGCCGTCGAGCCAAAGGAGACGGCGGAGGAAATCGTTGTCGATATCACGGTGGAACTGCACGACGACGATAACTTCGGCCCGGTCTTCCTGTTTACCGCGCCGTCGCCTGACGACGTATCGCCGCCGATGCGCGCCTATGGTTTGCCGCCCCTCAATCCGATCCTCGCGCGCGACATCGTCTCGCGCTCGCCGTACGCGCGACGCGTACCTGCCGAGCCGTCGCTCGTTGCGCTGACGGCGCTGTCGCAGGCGGTTTGCGACGTTCGCGAGATCGTGGGCCTGTCGCTTGCGCTGCGCGTGTTTCGGACGCGAACGGTCGTCGTTGCGCCCTGTATCCGGCTCGCACGCAAGCGCAGCCGCCTCGCGATCATGCCGTATCCGCGCCGCTTCGAAGAAACGCTCGACTGGAACGGCCTGCATGTGACGATCCGCCCGATCCGCCCGGAGGACGAGGCGGCGCACAGCGAATTGGTGAAAGCGATGACGCCCGACGATCTGCGGTTGCGTTTCTTTGGCGCGGTGCGCGGCTTCGATCATTCCCAGCTCGCGCGGATGACGCAGATCGACTACGACCGTGAAATGGCCCTGATCGCGACGATCACCGATGAACATGGCTCGGAGCACACGCTGGGCGTGGTGCGCGCAATTTCAGACCCGGACAACGAGACGGCCGAATTCGCGGTGGCGGTGCGCTCGGATCAGAAGGGGCACAAGCTCGGGCGCCTGCTGATGGAGCGGATCATTGCCTACGCGCGGGCGCGCGGCACACATTGGCTGGTGGGTGAAGCGCTGCGCGAGAATGCACCGATGATCCGGCTTGCGCAGGCATGTGGCTTTACCGCGGCGCGGACGGAGGATCCCGCCGTCGTGGGGTTCAGGCTCGCGCTGGATGACGCAGCGCGCACCTGA
- a CDS encoding IclR family transcriptional regulator, translated as MDLEDKDDADRYRAPALDKGLDILELLAEQKAGLTRAEITKLLGRNASEMYRMLERLVARQYVVRSAAGDRYSLSLKLYALSHRHPPMNRLISEALPLMQRFADTAEQSCHLAVYDRGNLLVIAQVDGPGTWGISVRLGSRVGLIDTGSGRVMLAFQTPEQRAHMLAEHTKVKGEVTIDRDALEAVCEQTRAAGYSQKDSQQTFGVTDLTFPLLGPSGQAIAAMTCPYMRRIDEYVAPTLEAVTALLRETVDALSMFRERAA; from the coding sequence ATCGATCTGGAAGACAAGGACGACGCCGATCGCTACCGCGCGCCCGCGCTCGACAAGGGCCTCGACATCCTCGAACTGCTGGCCGAGCAGAAGGCAGGGTTGACGCGTGCGGAAATCACGAAGCTGCTTGGCCGCAACGCGAGCGAGATGTACCGGATGCTGGAGCGGCTGGTGGCGCGTCAGTATGTCGTGCGCTCAGCGGCCGGCGACCGTTATTCGTTGAGTCTCAAGCTGTATGCGCTCAGCCATCGCCATCCGCCGATGAACCGACTCATCTCCGAAGCGCTGCCGCTCATGCAGCGTTTTGCCGATACGGCCGAGCAATCGTGTCATCTGGCCGTGTACGACCGCGGCAATCTGCTCGTGATCGCCCAGGTCGACGGCCCGGGCACGTGGGGTATTTCGGTGCGGCTCGGCTCGCGCGTCGGCCTGATCGATACCGGCTCCGGGCGCGTGATGCTGGCGTTTCAAACACCCGAGCAGCGCGCGCACATGCTCGCGGAACATACGAAGGTGAAGGGCGAAGTGACGATCGACCGTGACGCACTCGAAGCCGTCTGCGAACAGACGCGCGCCGCAGGCTACTCGCAGAAGGACAGCCAGCAGACATTTGGCGTCACCGACCTGACGTTCCCGCTTCTTGGACCGTCGGGTCAGGCGATTGCGGCGATGACGTGCCCGTATATGCGACGTATCGACGAATACGTCGCGCCGACGCTCGAAGCCGTGACCGCGCTGTTGCGCGAGACGGTGGACGCGCTATCGATGTTTCGCGAACGGGCGGCATGA
- a CDS encoding sugar ABC transporter substrate-binding protein produces MTFAQRPHAARRFIQKSLSAGVAVACVAGAALAGTAQAAEAGKVGLGLPLLTSPFWQSYNNYLPKYAKDMGIDILAPVNSNGDPAQQITDMNNLLNLGSKGIVVGPLDSAAISRALDAAAAKNVPVVAVDVAPTQGKVAMVVRADNHAYGAKACTYIGEHVKSGKVVQIMGDLASVNGRDRSEAFRSCLKKYPGLTLLEIPASWKGDVAATALDSLLTANPDVKGIYMQAGGVYLSPTLQTLRRKQMLYPTGDAKHVVIVSNDGIPQEYDAIRRGDIDATISQPADLYAKYGLYYVKAALAGQTFKPGPTDHDSTIIQLSPGILEDQLPAPLVTKANVDDKNLWGNTLK; encoded by the coding sequence ATGACGTTCGCACAGCGGCCGCACGCGGCTCGCCGTTTCATCCAGAAGAGCTTATCCGCCGGCGTCGCGGTTGCATGCGTGGCGGGGGCGGCGCTGGCCGGCACCGCGCAGGCGGCGGAAGCCGGCAAGGTCGGCCTCGGCCTGCCGCTACTGACTTCGCCGTTCTGGCAGTCGTACAACAACTACCTGCCGAAGTACGCGAAGGACATGGGCATCGATATCCTCGCGCCGGTCAATTCGAACGGCGATCCTGCCCAGCAGATCACCGACATGAACAACCTCCTGAACCTGGGTTCAAAGGGCATCGTCGTCGGGCCGCTCGATTCGGCTGCGATCAGCCGCGCCCTCGATGCCGCCGCGGCGAAGAACGTGCCGGTCGTCGCGGTAGACGTCGCGCCGACACAGGGCAAGGTCGCGATGGTGGTGCGCGCCGACAATCACGCGTACGGCGCGAAGGCGTGCACGTATATCGGCGAGCATGTGAAGTCGGGCAAGGTCGTGCAGATCATGGGCGATCTGGCTTCGGTGAACGGCCGCGATCGTTCGGAAGCGTTCCGTTCGTGCCTGAAGAAGTACCCGGGTCTGACGCTGCTGGAAATTCCGGCGAGCTGGAAGGGCGACGTCGCGGCCACGGCGCTCGACAGCCTGCTGACGGCGAACCCGGACGTGAAGGGCATCTACATGCAGGCGGGCGGCGTGTATCTGTCGCCGACGCTGCAGACGCTGCGGCGCAAGCAGATGCTGTATCCGACGGGCGACGCGAAGCATGTCGTGATCGTCAGCAATGACGGCATCCCGCAGGAATACGACGCGATCCGCCGCGGCGATATCGACGCAACCATTTCGCAGCCAGCCGACCTGTATGCGAAGTACGGCCTGTACTACGTCAAGGCCGCGCTTGCCGGGCAGACCTTCAAGCCAGGCCCGACGGACCACGACAGCACGATCATCCAGCTGTCGCCGGGGATTCTCGAAGACCAGTTGCCTGCGCCGCTCGTGACGAAGGCCAATGTCGACGACAAGAACCTCTGGGGCAACACTCTCAAATGA
- a CDS encoding sugar ABC transporter ATP-binding protein — protein sequence MSDVTSSAVPVGPQGVPSVVPQGLPSVVPQGLPSVVEALEVTKRYGSTAALKDLSIRVMPGESHALVGRNGAGKSTLVSILTGLRKPDAGEVRFGGAAAPPIADRDAWRERVACVYQHSTIIRDLSVAENLFINRQPGRHGVIDWRAMRRDARALLDHWKIDVREDARAGDLSVEARQLVEIARALSYGARFIILDEPTAQLDGDEIKRLFKRIQELQREGVTFLFISHHLQEVYEICQAVTVLRDARHIVSAPVSALPREQLIEAMTGERGGLNVADAAARAALPADTKVALEVSDLAGADYEAVSFAVKRGEVIGLTGATSSGRTSVAEAIAGLRSPARGEIRVEGVGLPHGDVPAALAAGIGCVPKDRHHEGLVLTQSVAENASMTIARLLGRFGIAPPAKKNAFGQKMIAALGIVAQGPEHIVSGLSGGNQQKVVMARALATDPNVLVLIDPTAGVDVKSKEALLSVVDRVREDGKAVLVVSGELDDLRTCDRVLVMFRGRIAAELPAGWQDHDLIASVEGVSLHEE from the coding sequence ATGAGCGATGTGACGTCTTCTGCCGTGCCCGTCGGTCCGCAGGGCGTTCCTTCGGTCGTCCCACAGGGACTTCCTTCGGTCGTCCCACAGGGACTTCCTTCGGTCGTGGAGGCGCTTGAAGTCACGAAGCGCTACGGCTCGACGGCCGCGCTGAAAGACTTGAGCATCCGCGTGATGCCCGGCGAGTCGCATGCACTCGTCGGGCGTAACGGGGCCGGGAAATCGACGTTGGTGTCGATTCTCACTGGCCTGCGCAAGCCGGATGCCGGCGAGGTGCGCTTCGGCGGCGCAGCTGCACCGCCGATCGCGGACCGCGACGCGTGGCGCGAACGCGTCGCGTGCGTTTATCAGCATTCGACGATCATCCGTGACCTCAGTGTCGCGGAGAACCTGTTCATCAACCGTCAGCCTGGCAGGCACGGCGTCATCGACTGGCGCGCGATGCGGCGCGACGCACGCGCGTTGCTCGACCACTGGAAGATCGATGTGCGCGAGGACGCGCGCGCTGGCGACCTGAGCGTGGAAGCGCGCCAGCTGGTGGAAATCGCCCGGGCGCTGTCGTACGGCGCGCGCTTCATCATTCTCGATGAGCCGACCGCGCAACTCGACGGCGACGAAATCAAGCGTCTATTCAAACGCATTCAGGAACTGCAGCGCGAAGGCGTGACGTTCCTCTTCATCTCGCATCACCTGCAGGAGGTGTATGAGATCTGCCAGGCGGTGACGGTGTTGCGCGACGCGCGGCATATCGTCAGCGCGCCGGTTTCCGCCTTGCCTCGCGAGCAACTGATCGAAGCCATGACCGGCGAGCGCGGCGGTCTGAATGTCGCTGACGCCGCAGCGCGCGCCGCGCTTCCGGCGGATACGAAGGTCGCGCTCGAAGTTTCGGATCTCGCGGGGGCAGACTACGAAGCGGTGTCGTTCGCGGTGAAGCGCGGCGAAGTGATCGGCCTCACGGGCGCGACGAGCAGCGGTCGCACGAGCGTTGCCGAGGCCATTGCAGGACTTCGCTCGCCGGCGCGTGGCGAGATCCGCGTCGAAGGTGTCGGCTTGCCGCACGGCGATGTACCCGCTGCGCTGGCTGCGGGCATCGGCTGTGTGCCGAAGGATCGCCATCATGAAGGGCTGGTGCTCACGCAGTCGGTAGCGGAAAACGCGTCGATGACGATCGCGCGCCTGCTCGGCAGGTTCGGAATTGCACCGCCCGCGAAGAAAAACGCCTTCGGGCAGAAGATGATCGCCGCGCTCGGCATCGTCGCCCAGGGTCCCGAGCATATCGTTTCGGGGCTTTCCGGCGGCAACCAGCAGAAGGTCGTCATGGCGCGCGCGCTCGCCACCGACCCGAACGTGCTGGTTCTGATCGACCCCACGGCGGGCGTCGACGTGAAATCGAAGGAAGCCCTGTTGTCCGTCGTGGATCGCGTGCGCGAGGACGGCAAGGCCGTGCTCGTCGTTTCCGGGGAACTCGACGATCTGCGTACCTGTGACCGCGTCCTCGTCATGTTCCGTGGCCGCATCGCCGCCGAATTGCCGGCCGGCTGGCAGGACCACGACCTCATCGCCTCAGTTGAAGGAGTCAGTCTTCATGAAGAATAG
- a CDS encoding ABC transporter permease → MKNSAPTPAFATNQGQANVAAAQRGRPRIEFARLRDLALLPALVLLLVIGAFVSPSFLTKANLISVLGASAALALVVLAESLIVLTGKFDLSLESTVGIAPAVGAMLVMPAASAGFGLQWPTAAGLLAIVVVGALIGFINGFLVVRLRLNAFIVTLAMLIVLRGMLVGATKGGTLFDMPPAFFTLATTIVLGLPISVWLAAAAFAVAAFMLRYHRIGRALYAIGGNPEAARAAGIRVERITWGVFVLGSILASIGGLIVTGYVGAINANQGNGMIFTVFAAAVIGGISLDGGKGTMLGALSGVLLLGVVQNLLTLAQVPSFWIQAIYGAIILGSLMVARLASGEGQN, encoded by the coding sequence ATGAAGAATAGTGCGCCCACCCCCGCGTTCGCGACGAACCAGGGACAGGCCAACGTCGCCGCCGCGCAGCGTGGCCGCCCGCGCATCGAATTCGCCCGCCTGCGCGATCTCGCACTGTTGCCGGCGCTCGTGCTTCTGCTGGTGATCGGCGCGTTCGTCAGCCCGAGCTTTCTGACGAAGGCGAATCTGATCAGCGTGCTGGGCGCGTCGGCGGCCCTCGCGCTCGTCGTGCTCGCCGAATCGCTGATCGTGCTGACCGGCAAGTTCGATCTGTCGCTGGAGTCGACGGTGGGCATCGCTCCTGCGGTCGGCGCGATGCTCGTGATGCCGGCTGCGTCCGCCGGCTTCGGGCTGCAATGGCCGACAGCGGCGGGCTTACTGGCGATCGTCGTCGTCGGTGCGCTGATCGGGTTCATCAACGGCTTTCTGGTGGTGCGGCTGCGTCTGAACGCGTTCATCGTCACGCTGGCCATGTTGATCGTGCTGCGCGGCATGCTGGTCGGCGCGACAAAGGGCGGCACGCTGTTCGACATGCCGCCGGCATTCTTCACGCTCGCGACCACCATCGTGCTCGGCCTGCCCATCTCCGTGTGGCTCGCGGCCGCCGCGTTCGCCGTGGCGGCATTCATGCTGCGCTATCACCGTATCGGCCGCGCGTTGTACGCGATCGGCGGCAATCCGGAAGCGGCGCGTGCGGCGGGTATTCGCGTGGAGCGCATCACGTGGGGCGTGTTCGTGCTCGGCAGCATCCTTGCTTCGATTGGCGGGCTGATCGTCACCGGCTACGTGGGCGCGATCAATGCCAATCAGGGCAACGGGATGATCTTCACGGTATTCGCGGCGGCGGTGATTGGCGGCATTTCGCTCGACGGCGGCAAGGGCACGATGCTCGGCGCGCTGTCCGGGGTGTTGTTGCTCGGCGTCGTGCAGAACCTGCTGACGCTTGCCCAGGTGCCGTCATTCTGGATTCAGGCGATCTACGGCGCGATCATTCTCGGCTCGCTGATGGTGGCGCGGCTCGCGAGCGGCGAAGGCCAGAACTGA
- a CDS encoding UxaA family hydrolase, with the protein MSSSLQTDPRLILLGPQDNCLIAAARLESGSQVEIEGEQVTLAKTIELGHKVARRALVKDEKVLRYGAAIGHVTEAVARGAHLHTHNLESDYLPTYTHDAGHEFVHH; encoded by the coding sequence TTGAGCAGTTCACTTCAGACAGACCCGCGCCTGATCCTGCTGGGTCCGCAGGACAACTGCCTGATCGCGGCGGCGCGGCTCGAGTCGGGTTCGCAGGTCGAGATCGAAGGCGAGCAGGTGACGCTCGCGAAGACCATCGAACTCGGCCACAAGGTCGCGCGCCGTGCGCTCGTGAAGGACGAAAAGGTGCTGCGCTACGGCGCCGCGATCGGTCACGTAACCGAAGCGGTTGCCCGCGGCGCGCACCTGCACACGCATAACCTCGAAAGCGACTATCTGCCGACCTATACGCACGATGCCGGCCACGAATTTGTGCACCACTGA